Proteins from a single region of Sphaerochaeta globosa str. Buddy:
- the xseA gene encoding exodeoxyribonuclease VII large subunit yields MDSLLQTELSVSDLTSLIKQTLEQGFYGLKVTGEISNFRPSSTGHWFFTLKDETCSISAVMFKGSTWKVDFTPQEGDKVTVTGSLDVYGARGTYQLKCESMEKSGFGQLLAMLEMRKRQYAALGYFDEKTKKPIPKRPLRVGVVTSPTGAALQDILNILGRRAPSLDILVLPATVQGESAAPSIANRILQANDLLLCDVLIVGRGGGSIEDLLPFSEECVIEAIHCSQIPIISAVGHEIDWALSDFVADLRAPTPSAAAELVSQGYMDYRNQVQNLYEQLQKSMQSRLLLAESKVKRFDTKAMQVRISNIISTKEYLLANAGNNLVIAQKQLLKSHDARVELAIRELQALSPLAILARGYTVVQNQEGKLVASKEQAEPGSMLTLTFADGKRKALVKE; encoded by the coding sequence ATGGATAGCTTACTACAAACCGAACTCTCGGTCTCCGACCTTACCAGTCTGATTAAGCAGACCTTGGAGCAAGGCTTTTACGGACTCAAGGTTACCGGTGAGATTTCCAATTTCCGCCCCTCCTCCACCGGCCATTGGTTTTTCACCCTCAAGGATGAAACCTGTTCCATCAGCGCCGTCATGTTCAAAGGCTCAACCTGGAAGGTGGATTTCACCCCCCAGGAGGGTGACAAGGTAACGGTGACCGGAAGCCTGGATGTATACGGGGCACGGGGAACCTATCAGCTTAAATGTGAAAGCATGGAGAAGTCCGGGTTCGGACAACTCTTGGCAATGCTGGAGATGCGTAAGCGCCAGTATGCAGCGCTGGGGTACTTCGACGAGAAAACAAAGAAACCCATCCCCAAGCGGCCTCTTCGGGTCGGCGTGGTGACCAGCCCAACCGGAGCAGCGCTGCAGGATATATTGAACATCCTTGGGCGAAGGGCTCCCTCGCTCGACATTCTGGTTCTTCCTGCCACTGTACAGGGAGAGAGTGCTGCACCATCGATCGCAAACCGCATCCTCCAAGCCAATGATTTGCTGCTCTGCGACGTGTTGATCGTCGGACGCGGCGGCGGCTCGATCGAAGACCTGTTGCCCTTCAGCGAAGAGTGCGTAATCGAGGCAATCCATTGCTCACAGATTCCCATCATCAGCGCTGTAGGGCATGAAATCGACTGGGCCCTCTCGGATTTCGTAGCCGATTTAAGGGCTCCCACCCCTTCCGCTGCTGCGGAATTGGTCAGCCAAGGGTACATGGATTACCGAAATCAGGTACAAAACCTGTATGAGCAACTGCAAAAAAGCATGCAAAGTCGGCTTCTTCTAGCTGAGAGCAAGGTCAAGCGTTTTGACACCAAGGCAATGCAGGTGAGAATCAGCAATATTATCAGCACCAAGGAGTACTTGCTTGCCAACGCAGGCAACAATTTGGTCATTGCACAAAAACAACTCCTTAAAAGCCATGACGCCCGGGTGGAACTTGCCATCAGAGAGTTGCAAGCCCTCAGCCCCCTTGCTATACTTGCCCGAGGCTATACGGTCGTACAAAACCAGGAAGGCAAGCTCGTTGCATCCAAGGAGCAAGCCGAACCGGGATCCATGCTTACGCTGACATTCGCCGACGGAAAACGCAAGGCGCTGGTAAAGGAGTGA
- a CDS encoding DUF362 domain-containing protein, which yields MAYKITDACVACGTCQPECPTGAISEGDIYVIDADACIDCGTCADVCPTAAIIQG from the coding sequence ATGGCTTACAAAATCACTGATGCTTGCGTGGCTTGCGGAACCTGCCAGCCCGAGTGCCCTACCGGTGCTATCTCTGAAGGCGATATCTATGTAATCGACGCTGATGCATGCATCGATTGCGGCACTTGTGCCGATGTCTGCCCCACAGCAGCTATCATCCAGGGCTAA
- a CDS encoding GGDEF domain-containing protein codes for MVFPYDQPTITFFSLFFYAMFALFYFSLWLGNHKHVAGLGYWTVNLVLQVLGKSLAVSALIPNAQVATILGYLLISCGAIFFYFGLAAFTGTAINKKFYYVLFFVVASIIIWSVTSVTNAYGRSLVYGLFVLLISLRYLSIIWKNLRINPWFFRPFLLLFVLYSILTLFNIVRISMDGIFLLRGEQLRTFDSSLLRISQFLTLALLSGVNFCVLMLTNNKLLSDLAEESQQKDTIMQRLKISAEHDGLTGLLNRNTTDSYLSSVLDQMEVSFQCMVNMVDIDNFKAINDTYGHETGDLVLVNLAAIFSRIIRKQDTVGRWGGDEFLFILQDVSIEEAPELIRRLHDGVSTFDWSSNLHIPNLKIGISSGYTFCSGKESKKDILRTIDVHLYTAKQNGRNQSVGP; via the coding sequence ATGGTGTTTCCTTACGACCAACCCACCATCACTTTCTTCAGCCTGTTTTTCTATGCGATGTTTGCTCTCTTCTATTTCTCTCTTTGGCTGGGCAATCACAAACACGTTGCAGGCTTGGGGTATTGGACCGTCAATCTTGTATTGCAAGTTCTGGGAAAAAGCCTTGCTGTCTCTGCTCTCATACCCAATGCCCAGGTTGCAACCATTTTGGGATATCTGCTGATAAGCTGTGGTGCGATTTTCTTCTACTTTGGACTGGCAGCTTTTACGGGTACTGCCATCAATAAGAAATTCTACTACGTATTATTCTTTGTAGTGGCATCGATAATCATCTGGAGCGTCACCAGCGTAACCAATGCATATGGTCGTTCACTGGTCTATGGATTGTTCGTGCTGCTTATTTCCCTCAGATACCTATCAATTATTTGGAAAAACCTGAGGATCAATCCATGGTTTTTCAGGCCATTTCTTCTTTTGTTTGTTTTATACAGCATCCTAACTCTTTTCAATATTGTAAGAATTTCCATGGATGGAATCTTCTTGCTGCGAGGCGAACAATTGCGCACCTTTGATTCTTCGTTGTTGCGCATTAGCCAGTTTCTCACCCTCGCGCTGCTTAGCGGAGTCAACTTTTGCGTACTTATGCTGACTAATAACAAATTGCTCTCCGATTTGGCTGAGGAAAGTCAGCAGAAGGATACCATCATGCAAAGGCTGAAAATTTCCGCCGAGCATGATGGACTTACCGGATTACTCAATAGGAACACCACCGATAGCTATTTGTCATCAGTGTTGGACCAGATGGAAGTCAGCTTTCAATGCATGGTGAACATGGTTGATATCGACAACTTCAAAGCCATCAACGATACCTATGGGCATGAAACGGGAGATTTGGTGCTCGTAAACCTTGCAGCCATATTTTCTCGAATTATTCGCAAGCAGGATACGGTCGGTCGATGGGGTGGCGATGAATTTCTTTTCATACTGCAGGATGTCTCCATCGAAGAAGCTCCCGAACTGATCCGGCGGCTTCATGACGGGGTGTCAACCTTCGATTGGTCGAGCAACTTACACATCCCAAACCTCAAGATTGGCATTTCAAGCGGGTATACATTTTGTAGCGGTAAGGAATCAAAAAAAGATATTCTTCGGACAATAGACGTGCATCTCTATACTGCAAAACAAAACGGAAGAAATCAGTCAGTCGGCCCCTAA
- a CDS encoding 4Fe-4S binding protein, with product MNRKGLLPNLFIITLSYFALGFVSILFANLALLCMVLPFILLAKAKKKLWCQTYCPRASLLDAAGKKTNWRKNPSLITSGKLRGIMLWYFGLNLLFITGSTIQVAMLRMEAMQYIRLFIAIKLFSLPQLITFQAPLFLMHLSYRFYGMMASTTILALVLSRIYRPRIWCAVCPIGTISDATLRVQRKMKP from the coding sequence ATGAACAGAAAAGGTTTGCTGCCCAACCTCTTCATCATTACCCTCTCCTACTTTGCACTCGGCTTCGTTTCCATCCTTTTCGCCAACCTTGCCTTACTGTGCATGGTCCTTCCCTTCATCCTGCTTGCCAAGGCGAAAAAGAAACTCTGGTGTCAGACCTACTGTCCCCGTGCAAGCCTGCTCGATGCCGCAGGAAAAAAGACAAACTGGAGAAAGAATCCCTCTTTGATCACGAGTGGCAAACTCAGGGGCATCATGCTCTGGTACTTTGGACTGAACTTGCTCTTCATTACCGGCTCCACCATCCAGGTGGCAATGCTCAGGATGGAAGCAATGCAATACATCAGGCTCTTCATCGCTATTAAGCTCTTCAGCCTGCCCCAGCTCATTACCTTCCAAGCTCCCCTGTTTCTTATGCACCTCTCTTACCGCTTCTATGGCATGATGGCATCGACAACCATCCTTGCCTTGGTGCTCTCACGCATCTATAGACCCAGGATTTGGTGTGCAGTCTGTCCGATTGGGACGATCAGTGATGCAACACTGAGAGTACAGCGAAAAATGAAGCCTTAG
- a CDS encoding DNA topoisomerase III: MKKLVLAEKPSVGRELARVLNCYKRETGYIEGEHYIVTWALGHLVELAQPAAYSERYKRWSLRDLPMLPPVLQQEVIEQSKDQFAVVKSLIKRPDIESLVIATDAGREGELVARWIMKLADYQGPAHRLWISSQTEGAIKEGFANLKEASLYDNLYKAAESRAAADWYVGMNVTRALTCHYDAKLSAGRVQTPTLALMTRREDEIEAFSGQFYWTLKADFIHFSASYYPTEDTIRITEEATAKALEASLVGKQGRVVSLETVQRNEQPPLAYDLTELQRDANNLLDFSAKQTLDVLQALYEQHKIVTYPRTDSRYITTDIVATLPDRLRSLADTPFAPLCSGFVKDGFRVDEERFVQDLQVTDHHAIIPTEQRVNLSRLNAQEKALWELIVLRFLEVLSPDYIYQTTTLIAEVEESRFKTRLTIPVQQGWRSVATLIGKRSAQASLGEEDEASPALLSLKQGDGLTISSLKLRKLATTAPSRYTEATLLSAMEHAGRFVDDAKLKKRLSNGLGTPATRADIIEKLIQNHYIERAGKELVPTPKGRELVRLAPEELRSPELTGRWEERLGNIAEGKENGDLFIQDIKRNASALVTQVTGSSDVFSPHFPDAKQCPYCKTPMMKVVDEIGQNHYLCQKLSCSYEEMEVKKRVPKPQAAKPVEPEKKMVVKVKAVETDSVKKRVVVKKKAPVQAFSLPDEVEAPSYTWETVIEVVRPSKLAFRAERNERPPENRGGWRSPVQSSHLVEQTPSEGGSFADFLKLNEERKKRDRDKKRK; this comes from the coding sequence TTGAAAAAGCTTGTACTTGCTGAAAAGCCGAGTGTTGGAAGAGAGTTGGCACGTGTTCTGAATTGCTATAAACGGGAAACCGGATATATAGAAGGCGAGCACTACATCGTCACCTGGGCCTTGGGACATCTGGTGGAATTGGCACAGCCGGCAGCGTACAGTGAACGCTATAAGCGATGGTCGCTGCGTGATCTCCCCATGCTGCCCCCTGTTTTGCAACAGGAAGTCATCGAGCAGAGCAAGGACCAGTTTGCAGTGGTAAAAAGCTTGATCAAGCGCCCCGATATCGAGAGTCTGGTCATTGCAACCGATGCCGGACGCGAAGGGGAATTGGTAGCCCGCTGGATTATGAAGCTTGCAGACTATCAAGGCCCAGCGCACCGACTATGGATCAGCAGCCAGACTGAAGGGGCCATTAAGGAAGGGTTTGCCAACCTCAAGGAAGCAAGCTTGTATGACAACCTGTACAAGGCAGCCGAAAGCAGGGCCGCCGCCGATTGGTATGTCGGTATGAATGTCACCAGAGCCCTAACCTGCCATTACGATGCAAAGCTTTCCGCAGGCAGAGTACAGACTCCGACTTTGGCCCTCATGACCAGGCGTGAAGATGAGATTGAAGCTTTCAGCGGACAATTCTATTGGACACTCAAGGCAGATTTCATCCATTTCAGTGCTTCCTATTATCCAACGGAGGATACGATCAGGATCACCGAGGAGGCAACGGCCAAGGCTTTGGAGGCCTCACTGGTCGGCAAGCAGGGAAGGGTGGTGAGTTTGGAAACGGTACAGAGGAATGAACAGCCTCCACTTGCCTATGACCTGACCGAACTGCAGCGCGATGCAAACAACTTACTTGACTTCAGTGCCAAACAGACATTGGATGTGCTGCAGGCCCTGTATGAGCAACATAAGATAGTTACCTATCCGAGAACCGATAGCCGTTACATCACCACCGATATTGTAGCTACGCTTCCCGATCGCCTCCGTTCCCTGGCGGACACACCATTCGCTCCTCTCTGCAGTGGTTTTGTCAAGGACGGGTTCCGTGTAGACGAGGAGCGCTTTGTCCAGGATCTGCAGGTAACCGATCACCATGCCATTATCCCAACCGAACAACGGGTGAATCTATCAAGGCTCAATGCCCAAGAAAAGGCTCTCTGGGAGTTGATAGTTCTGCGCTTTTTGGAAGTGCTCAGTCCCGATTACATCTACCAGACCACTACCTTGATAGCCGAGGTTGAGGAAAGCCGGTTCAAGACCCGGCTCACCATCCCTGTCCAGCAAGGGTGGAGAAGTGTAGCCACCTTGATCGGCAAGCGAAGCGCCCAGGCTTCATTGGGCGAGGAGGATGAGGCAAGTCCTGCCTTGTTGAGCCTGAAGCAGGGTGATGGACTTACCATTTCATCGCTCAAGCTCAGAAAGCTTGCCACAACCGCTCCCTCCCGCTATACCGAAGCAACCTTGCTCTCTGCCATGGAACATGCAGGACGGTTTGTCGATGACGCAAAACTGAAAAAGCGGCTGTCCAATGGTTTAGGTACTCCTGCCACCCGCGCAGATATTATTGAGAAGCTGATCCAGAACCATTACATCGAGCGGGCAGGCAAGGAACTGGTTCCCACCCCAAAGGGAAGGGAACTGGTTCGCCTTGCCCCGGAAGAGCTTCGCTCACCTGAATTGACCGGTCGTTGGGAAGAGAGACTTGGCAATATCGCAGAAGGGAAAGAGAATGGCGATTTGTTCATTCAGGATATCAAGCGTAATGCTTCAGCCCTGGTTACTCAGGTGACCGGTAGCAGCGATGTCTTTTCGCCGCATTTTCCCGACGCCAAGCAGTGTCCCTACTGCAAAACACCCATGATGAAGGTTGTTGATGAGATCGGGCAGAATCACTATCTCTGCCAGAAGCTTTCTTGCAGTTATGAGGAGATGGAAGTCAAGAAACGAGTACCAAAACCCCAAGCTGCAAAGCCGGTGGAACCGGAAAAGAAAATGGTGGTCAAGGTTAAGGCAGTCGAAACCGACAGTGTGAAAAAACGGGTGGTAGTGAAAAAGAAGGCTCCCGTCCAAGCTTTTTCCCTGCCTGATGAAGTTGAGGCTCCGTCCTATACGTGGGAGACGGTCATCGAGGTGGTAAGGCCAAGCAAACTTGCTTTCCGCGCAGAGAGGAATGAACGGCCACCTGAAAACAGGGGTGGGTGGAGATCCCCGGTTCAATCGTCACATCTGGTGGAGCAGACTCCTTCCGAGGGTGGAAGCTTTGCTGATTTTCTTAAGCTGAATGAAGAAAGAAAGAAGCGCGATCGCGATAAAAAGCGTAAGTAA
- a CDS encoding TAXI family TRAP transporter solute-binding subunit: MKRNRTGLLVLALILVSGLLFAAAQAETASPTAGGMEPLKAATYSWTAGGMGGGWYTQAGAMSAIVKNTFPEITIKVIPGGGTANPLAVDQGKDDFGWGVGYVDKAAYNGVAPLYDKEVKNIRGLLGGFSVDFYHFLAAKSTGVNTIDEFAAKIKAGEKLNVAAPMPGTSERALTTFILENYYGISYEQIEKNGGKLFQAVYGDMVNYYKDRHVDYVIACLGLPGAAITEMTISRESTILEASDDLIKWSANTYGTVALESGLNVIPAGTYKGIDANKKAIGHSTEIIASAKLPETVAYHFVKALIENIGDVKAINPSFGKYFTAETAPVTMVPLHPGAEKYYREVGLLK, from the coding sequence ATGAAAAGGAACCGAACAGGTTTACTAGTGCTTGCGTTGATACTGGTATCAGGGTTGCTCTTTGCGGCTGCGCAGGCTGAGACCGCTTCTCCGACGGCAGGAGGAATGGAGCCACTCAAGGCGGCCACGTATTCGTGGACAGCTGGCGGAATGGGCGGCGGTTGGTACACACAGGCCGGAGCAATGTCGGCAATCGTGAAAAACACATTCCCCGAAATTACTATCAAGGTCATTCCTGGTGGTGGAACAGCAAACCCGCTGGCCGTCGATCAGGGCAAAGATGATTTTGGTTGGGGAGTAGGGTATGTCGACAAAGCAGCGTACAATGGCGTCGCTCCTTTGTATGACAAAGAAGTCAAGAACATCAGAGGCCTTTTGGGCGGATTCTCGGTGGACTTCTATCACTTCTTAGCCGCGAAATCGACGGGAGTAAACACCATCGACGAATTTGCAGCGAAAATCAAGGCTGGAGAGAAACTCAACGTTGCCGCTCCGATGCCGGGAACCAGTGAACGTGCCCTTACCACGTTCATCCTCGAAAACTACTATGGTATTTCGTACGAACAAATTGAGAAAAATGGTGGCAAACTGTTCCAGGCAGTATACGGGGATATGGTCAACTATTATAAGGACCGACACGTTGATTACGTTATTGCTTGTCTCGGACTCCCCGGTGCAGCAATTACTGAAATGACGATTTCAAGAGAATCCACCATTCTTGAAGCTAGCGATGATTTGATCAAATGGAGTGCCAACACCTATGGTACCGTTGCCCTCGAAAGCGGTTTGAATGTGATTCCTGCCGGCACCTACAAGGGTATTGATGCAAACAAGAAGGCTATCGGCCATTCTACTGAAATCATTGCTTCAGCCAAACTGCCCGAAACTGTTGCCTACCACTTTGTCAAAGCTCTCATTGAGAACATTGGCGATGTAAAGGCTATCAATCCTTCGTTTGGGAAGTATTTCACTGCCGAGACTGCTCCCGTTACGATGGTTCCGCTTCATCCAGGTGCAGAAAAGTATTACAGAGAAGTTGGGTTATTGAAGTAA
- a CDS encoding TRAP transporter permease, translated as MRELKGWLRWFISFCLVAVAVFHLYTAIFGVFQPRIQRGIHLMVLLPMAFILFPATKDKSPKDRPSVLDIILAILAILPPLYLMLADARLNLRYELIDPVSILETVLGLINIILLIEAVRRVVVPAMAILIGGFIVYLVAAPLLGGIFYSKPMPISRMVEILYLFTSEGIYGSIIGVTATLVAVFVIFGAFMQNTKTGEYFTNLAVALAGRSIGGPAKIAVISSGLFGSISGVAAANVYATGVFTIPLMKRLGYRKQFAGAVEAAASTGGLIMPPIMGAGAFVMSEITGIAYVHIIKAAVIGAIFYYLSILIKVHFEAKKENLRGMDESEIISTKQVLKDSYQLIPLILLVIFLVIGYSPFMAAVYGILATFLVTFFKRATWMTPKKLYETFELAGKNLIMLAVTCAGAGMVISIVTYTGLALGVASVIQSWSGGFLLPALMLIMVTSILMGMGMPCTPAYIVAVTIGGPALQALGIDVLTAHLFVFYFAILAEVTPPVSIASYCGAAIAGSDPLKTGWEALRLALVGFIIPYIFVFNPAFLMRGTFLEVVALCILVFYAVITMASSMRGYFNRILKLWKRSALGALTIAMIIVACTPKIMHSYTVDIAIIISAIVIIVFLVLAKMKKKILPPAMPA; from the coding sequence ATGCGTGAATTGAAGGGATGGTTGAGGTGGTTTATCAGTTTTTGCCTTGTTGCGGTGGCCGTATTCCATTTATATACCGCAATATTCGGAGTATTTCAGCCAAGAATTCAACGTGGTATCCACCTGATGGTTCTCTTGCCGATGGCATTTATTTTATTTCCGGCTACGAAAGATAAATCACCTAAGGATCGGCCGTCTGTCTTGGATATTATCTTAGCCATTCTGGCAATTCTCCCACCGCTGTATCTTATGTTGGCGGATGCGAGACTGAACTTGCGGTATGAGTTGATCGACCCGGTCTCCATTCTTGAGACGGTTCTGGGCCTTATCAATATCATATTGTTAATTGAAGCCGTACGCCGGGTTGTCGTACCTGCAATGGCGATCCTGATTGGCGGCTTTATTGTGTACCTGGTAGCTGCACCGCTTCTTGGCGGCATTTTTTACTCAAAGCCGATGCCTATCAGCCGTATGGTTGAAATTCTCTATCTATTTACCAGTGAGGGAATCTATGGGTCCATCATTGGGGTTACGGCAACACTAGTCGCCGTATTTGTTATCTTCGGTGCGTTCATGCAGAATACGAAGACCGGAGAGTACTTTACAAACCTCGCAGTCGCTCTTGCGGGAAGATCCATTGGTGGTCCTGCGAAGATTGCCGTTATCTCAAGCGGTCTGTTTGGTTCCATCAGTGGCGTAGCCGCAGCCAACGTATATGCAACGGGTGTGTTCACCATTCCGCTTATGAAACGGTTGGGATATCGCAAGCAATTCGCCGGTGCAGTCGAAGCAGCTGCCTCAACAGGAGGCTTGATCATGCCTCCGATCATGGGTGCCGGAGCCTTTGTGATGTCGGAAATCACCGGTATTGCATATGTCCATATCATCAAGGCAGCTGTCATCGGAGCAATTTTCTATTATCTTAGCATTCTTATTAAAGTCCACTTCGAAGCAAAGAAAGAGAATCTTCGGGGCATGGATGAAAGTGAAATCATTTCAACGAAACAGGTGCTAAAAGACTCGTATCAGTTGATTCCCCTTATTCTGCTCGTCATTTTCTTGGTCATCGGGTATTCACCGTTCATGGCGGCTGTCTATGGAATACTCGCTACGTTCTTGGTGACATTCTTCAAGCGTGCCACGTGGATGACTCCCAAGAAACTGTATGAAACGTTCGAGTTGGCGGGAAAGAATCTTATCATGCTGGCAGTCACCTGTGCCGGAGCCGGAATGGTAATCAGTATTGTGACCTATACTGGTCTAGCTTTGGGAGTTGCCTCGGTCATCCAGTCTTGGTCCGGCGGTTTCTTGCTTCCTGCGTTGATGCTGATTATGGTTACATCAATATTGATGGGCATGGGTATGCCGTGTACTCCTGCCTATATCGTCGCCGTAACAATCGGCGGCCCTGCTCTGCAGGCACTGGGTATCGATGTACTGACAGCCCACCTATTTGTATTCTATTTCGCTATTCTCGCGGAAGTAACTCCTCCTGTGAGTATTGCCAGCTACTGCGGAGCTGCAATTGCAGGCTCCGACCCGCTGAAGACCGGATGGGAAGCGTTGCGCCTGGCATTGGTAGGATTCATCATCCCCTATATTTTTGTATTTAATCCTGCATTCTTGATGCGGGGAACATTCCTGGAGGTTGTCGCGCTTTGCATTCTCGTATTCTATGCCGTCATTACCATGGCGTCATCGATGCGCGGGTACTTCAATAGGATTTTGAAACTATGGAAACGATCAGCATTAGGAGCCTTGACGATAGCTATGATCATCGTTGCATGTACACCAAAAATCATGCACTCCTATACGGTTGATATTGCCATAATTATTTCCGCTATCGTTATCATAGTGTTTCTTGTCCTGGCAAAAATGAAAAAGAAGATTCTCCCGCCTGCCATGCCGGCTTGA
- a CDS encoding aspartate-semialdehyde dehydrogenase has product MKSYRVAIVGALGAVGQQMMKTLERSSLAVSSLKPLDIEQNAGKQVSFRNKMWTVETSGKGKFLDVDIALFSAGAEASEILAPIAVSEGAIVIDNSSQWRMTDGVPLVIPEVNPQALRSHKGLIANPNCSTIQMLVALKPLHAAFTIKRVVVSTYQAVSGSGAAAIRELREQSQSILDGKQPVANVYPHPIAFNAIPQIDVFLDNGYTKEEMKMVNETHKMLDPNILVSPTAVRIPVFRGHSESINLEFEKPFEIEQIVEIYKKAPGILLVDDPAQLAYPMAINSEDRYEVFVGRLRRDPTVQNGLNMWVVSDNLLKGAALNTVQIAEKLVEMDLISR; this is encoded by the coding sequence ATGAAATCTTATCGAGTTGCGATTGTTGGTGCACTTGGAGCAGTAGGTCAGCAGATGATGAAGACTCTCGAACGGTCCTCTTTGGCCGTATCTTCGCTCAAACCGCTGGATATTGAGCAGAATGCCGGGAAGCAAGTATCGTTTAGGAACAAGATGTGGACAGTCGAGACATCGGGTAAAGGAAAGTTCCTTGATGTCGATATCGCTTTATTTTCTGCTGGAGCGGAAGCAAGTGAAATACTGGCTCCGATTGCCGTTTCAGAAGGAGCGATCGTAATCGATAACTCAAGTCAGTGGCGAATGACCGATGGTGTTCCCTTGGTGATTCCCGAAGTTAACCCACAAGCATTGCGATCTCATAAAGGCCTGATCGCCAACCCCAACTGCTCAACCATTCAGATGTTGGTTGCATTGAAGCCTTTGCATGCTGCGTTTACGATCAAGCGTGTCGTAGTTTCGACGTACCAGGCTGTCTCAGGGAGCGGAGCTGCTGCAATCCGCGAATTGCGTGAACAATCACAGTCGATATTGGATGGCAAGCAACCGGTTGCAAATGTGTATCCGCATCCGATTGCTTTTAACGCAATACCCCAAATAGACGTTTTCTTGGATAACGGGTATACCAAAGAAGAGATGAAGATGGTCAACGAAACGCATAAGATGCTGGATCCAAATATTCTTGTCAGCCCGACAGCTGTTCGAATTCCGGTATTCAGAGGTCACAGCGAGTCCATCAACCTTGAGTTTGAAAAGCCATTTGAGATTGAACAGATAGTTGAGATATATAAAAAGGCCCCGGGTATACTGCTTGTAGACGATCCTGCCCAGCTTGCGTATCCGATGGCAATTAATTCTGAGGATCGCTATGAAGTCTTTGTAGGAAGACTTAGAAGAGATCCCACAGTCCAAAACGGCCTGAATATGTGGGTGGTTTCTGATAACCTTCTCAAAGGAGCAGCGCTTAACACAGTACAGATAGCCGAAAAACTGGTCGAAATGGATTTGATCAGCCGTTGA
- a CDS encoding NAD(P)/FAD-dependent oxidoreductase, whose translation MTYAADVLVIGGGIIGLSCGFYLSKRGKRVFVLDSGGFADGASGACDDMILFQSKKPGINLALTFESLELYKSLLTELDDDLGFANMGGMVLIENQQELEIMEEFVAQQRSYGLDVEVIDKRAMLKKQPFLSDHIIASTYSKMDSQVDPFSVMRGFERKGGSYGMKVFRRNGVVGIDRIGTGDYQVVTEDGSIYQAPIVVNAAGTWAGQIGEMVGATIPIKPKRGQIIVTERIPQIGDTNLWSAKYLVTKLRSDVVVDLNEDERSMGLSMAITRSSGDTYLIGSTREFVGFDKNTTIAGIRAIIKQTLTYLPKLRDVNFIRAMAGLRPSTPDGRMLLGEHAGIEGFFTAAGHEGDGIALAPITGKLLASMVCRDPVDHRLDELSPNRFANP comes from the coding sequence ATGACATATGCTGCCGACGTATTGGTTATCGGGGGAGGCATTATTGGCCTTTCTTGTGGTTTTTACCTCTCAAAACGAGGTAAGCGGGTGTTTGTACTTGATTCAGGCGGATTTGCCGACGGCGCATCCGGTGCCTGTGACGACATGATACTGTTCCAGTCCAAAAAGCCCGGGATTAATCTGGCATTGACCTTTGAAAGCTTGGAACTCTATAAATCACTGCTTACCGAGCTGGATGACGATCTTGGCTTTGCAAACATGGGTGGAATGGTGCTTATAGAAAACCAACAAGAGTTGGAGATCATGGAGGAATTCGTTGCCCAGCAACGCTCATATGGTCTGGATGTCGAGGTGATCGATAAGCGCGCGATGCTCAAGAAACAACCCTTTCTCAGTGACCATATCATTGCATCCACGTACAGCAAAATGGATTCTCAGGTAGACCCATTTTCTGTCATGCGGGGCTTTGAGAGAAAAGGTGGCTCATACGGCATGAAAGTCTTCAGGCGTAATGGGGTAGTCGGTATCGATCGCATCGGTACCGGTGATTACCAGGTTGTCACCGAAGATGGAAGTATCTATCAAGCTCCGATTGTCGTAAATGCTGCAGGAACATGGGCAGGCCAGATTGGTGAGATGGTCGGTGCCACTATACCGATCAAGCCCAAACGTGGTCAGATTATTGTGACCGAACGTATTCCCCAGATAGGTGACACCAATCTTTGGAGTGCGAAATATCTGGTAACCAAATTACGGAGTGATGTCGTTGTTGATCTCAATGAAGATGAGCGGAGCATGGGATTGTCGATGGCAATAACCCGTTCCTCCGGTGATACCTATCTGATAGGGAGTACCCGCGAGTTTGTAGGTTTCGATAAGAATACTACAATCGCGGGAATTCGAGCAATCATCAAACAGACGCTTACCTATTTGCCGAAATTGCGGGATGTCAACTTCATCCGCGCGATGGCTGGATTGCGGCCTTCGACTCCCGACGGTAGGATGCTCTTGGGTGAGCATGCCGGCATCGAAGGATTCTTTACTGCAGCGGGACACGAAGGCGATGGAATCGCACTTGCCCCGATTACCGGCAAGCTTTTGGCTTCGATGGTATGCCGGGACCCGGTCGATCATCGCTTGGACGAATTGTCGCCCAATCGATTCGCTAACCCTTAA